One Flagellimonas sp. CMM7 genomic region harbors:
- a CDS encoding serine hydrolase — protein MKASIKLTVLSLGLIILGCKELPDSKLDLDIGKIENGLITTATVNNKNGEFSIYERMEYYGVPGVSIAVIEKDTVRIKKGYGVRNVELKDSIDSNTMFQAASVSKPLTCLAILKMVEANLIALDSDVNMYLRDWKIDYSNYKDSTKVTLRQLLSHKSGLTVGGFQGYKNHDSLPDLISILNGTNPANNDMVKLKFEPGTDWSYSGGGYVVIQKLIEDVSGKGYPDVMDSLVLKPLKMNSSFFNPAFEDKSKNVAVGYNYDKSKVDNGWRFYPELAAAGLWTNPSDILKFIKAIGDSLNEKPNSYLTDESAKIMLDLGFFVDDKENPTVFSFRGTNKGYRCEFIGFTENDNCNGAMVMTNSYASRYLIQEILRSIASHYDWRYPFAKEIVEFTQDIDNDNLINYFEGQYQYAESKYIISLKPSDSLLLMNRHWNGNFSYLTQISDSIFIDTSTLSEYKFAFNQESNNVTLIINNKREYRKIR, from the coding sequence ATGAAAGCATCAATCAAATTAACCGTACTTTCATTAGGATTAATAATCTTAGGATGCAAAGAACTTCCCGATTCCAAATTGGATTTGGATATAGGGAAAATTGAAAATGGTTTAATTACAACTGCTACAGTAAATAACAAAAATGGTGAGTTCAGCATCTATGAACGAATGGAATACTATGGCGTTCCTGGCGTTAGCATTGCAGTGATAGAAAAAGACACGGTCCGAATAAAAAAAGGATATGGAGTTCGAAATGTTGAACTAAAAGATTCTATTGATTCCAATACTATGTTTCAAGCTGCATCTGTAAGCAAGCCATTAACTTGTCTCGCGATATTAAAAATGGTAGAGGCTAATTTGATAGCCTTAGATTCAGATGTAAATATGTACCTAAGAGATTGGAAAATAGACTATTCAAATTACAAGGATTCTACTAAAGTAACTTTACGTCAACTACTATCGCATAAATCTGGACTAACAGTAGGTGGATTTCAAGGATACAAAAACCATGATAGTCTTCCTGATTTAATAAGTATTTTGAACGGAACTAATCCAGCAAATAATGATATGGTCAAGTTAAAATTTGAACCTGGTACAGATTGGTCTTATTCTGGGGGTGGATACGTCGTTATTCAAAAACTCATCGAAGATGTTTCGGGTAAAGGATATCCCGATGTAATGGACTCATTAGTATTGAAACCCTTAAAAATGAATTCAAGCTTTTTCAATCCAGCTTTTGAGGACAAAAGCAAAAATGTAGCTGTCGGATATAATTATGACAAAAGTAAGGTTGATAATGGGTGGAGGTTTTATCCAGAACTAGCTGCGGCAGGCTTATGGACGAATCCTTCTGATATATTAAAATTTATTAAGGCAATTGGTGACTCTCTAAATGAGAAACCGAATAGCTATCTAACTGATGAAAGTGCTAAGATAATGTTAGACTTAGGCTTTTTTGTTGATGACAAGGAAAATCCAACGGTATTTTCCTTTCGTGGAACAAACAAAGGGTATCGTTGCGAATTTATTGGATTTACAGAAAATGACAATTGCAATGGAGCAATGGTAATGACAAATTCATATGCAAGCAGATATTTAATCCAGGAAATTTTGAGATCAATCGCAAGTCACTATGATTGGAGATATCCTTTTGCGAAAGAAATAGTCGAATTTACGCAAGATATAGACAATGATAACCTTATAAACTATTTTGAAGGTCAATATCAATATGCAGAAAGCAAATATATCATCTCATTAAAACCAAGTGACAGTCTGTTATTAATGAATAGGCATTGGAATGGGAACTTTTCCTATTTAACTCAAATTTCTGACAGTATATTCATTGACACATCTACATTAAGTGAATATAAGTTTGCTTTCAATCAAGAAAGTAATAATGTAACGCTCATAATCAATAATAAACGAGAGTATCGAAAAATAAGGTAA
- the rfbD gene encoding dTDP-4-dehydrorhamnose reductase: MKILVTGASGQLGSTFKSLVSNGHEKDLDFVFKSSSELDITDFDEVRRELVSSDYAYCINCAAFTNVDKAEAENDLAYRVNVTGARNLAMNCNESKTILIHISTDFVFDGFLNTPYLEEDIARPIGFYGDTKYKGERAIINNVEEHFIIRTSWLYSEFGHNFMKTMLKLGSERDQLSVVYDQVGTPTYALDLAKVVLHIIKAHSIEYGVYNYSNEGVASWYDFAKAIFDNYKINIDLKPILSTEYPMPAERPKFSVLDKSKIKNTFELEIPHWKDSLAVALKAYSKINI, encoded by the coding sequence ATGAAGATATTGGTTACAGGAGCATCTGGACAATTAGGAAGCACTTTTAAGTCCCTCGTTTCTAACGGACATGAAAAAGACTTGGATTTTGTGTTTAAATCTTCTTCAGAATTGGATATCACGGATTTTGATGAGGTGCGACGAGAGCTTGTTTCTTCAGACTATGCTTATTGTATTAATTGTGCGGCATTTACGAATGTAGACAAGGCGGAAGCTGAGAATGATTTAGCGTACAGGGTAAATGTTACGGGAGCTCGCAATTTGGCCATGAACTGTAATGAAAGTAAAACCATATTAATCCATATCTCTACGGATTTTGTTTTTGATGGATTCCTGAACACCCCATATTTAGAAGAAGATATTGCTAGGCCTATAGGTTTTTATGGCGATACCAAGTATAAGGGTGAACGCGCTATTATAAATAATGTTGAAGAGCATTTTATTATTAGAACTTCTTGGTTATACTCAGAGTTTGGACACAACTTTATGAAGACCATGTTAAAGTTAGGAAGTGAAAGAGATCAACTTTCCGTGGTCTATGATCAAGTTGGGACTCCAACCTATGCACTGGATTTAGCTAAGGTGGTTCTTCATATTATAAAAGCACACAGTATAGAATATGGCGTTTATAATTACAGTAATGAAGGTGTGGCAAGTTGGTATGATTTTGCAAAAGCTATTTTTGATAACTACAAAATTAATATTGATTTAAAACCAATTCTTTCCACTGAGTATCCTATGCCTGCCGAACGCCCAAAGTTTAGTGTTCTGGATAAGTCTAAAATCAAGAATACTTTTGAATTGGAGATCCCACATTGGAAGGACAGCCTTGCTGTTGCTTTAAAGGCTTACTCCAAGATTAATATCTGA
- the rfbC gene encoding dTDP-4-dehydrorhamnose 3,5-epimerase, which yields MEVHNTKIEGCFIIEPKVFEDKRGYFFESYNQEKFETLTGAKPFFVQDNESFSSKGVLRGLHFQKGEHAQAKLVRVLDGEVLDVAVDIRPESKTFGQVVSTLLSSNNKKQMYIPKGCAHGFVTLSDTAKFSYKCDNFYNAASEGGIIYNDPTFNIDWILNEEDLIISEKDKFLPVFKEAVPH from the coding sequence ATGGAAGTTCATAATACAAAAATAGAAGGTTGTTTTATTATTGAACCCAAAGTGTTCGAAGATAAAAGAGGATATTTTTTTGAAAGCTACAACCAAGAAAAATTTGAAACATTAACCGGTGCAAAACCATTTTTTGTGCAAGACAATGAATCTTTTTCCTCAAAAGGAGTACTTAGGGGGCTTCATTTTCAAAAAGGAGAACATGCTCAGGCTAAATTAGTTCGTGTGTTGGATGGTGAAGTTTTGGATGTAGCTGTTGATATAAGACCGGAGTCCAAAACTTTTGGACAAGTGGTGTCAACATTACTTTCATCAAACAATAAAAAACAAATGTATATTCCAAAGGGGTGTGCACATGGTTTTGTAACTTTAAGCGACACTGCCAAGTTTTCTTATAAGTGCGATAACTTTTATAATGCAGCATCCGAAGGGGGTATCATCTATAACGATCCAACATTCAATATTGATTGGATATTGAATGAAGAGGATTTAATTATTTCTGAAAAGGATAAGTTTTTACCAGTTTTTAAAGAAGCCGTTCCCCATTAA
- the rfbA gene encoding glucose-1-phosphate thymidylyltransferase RfbA, with translation MKGIILAGGSGTRLHPITLAVSKQLMPVYDKPMIYYPLSTLIESGIWEILIISTPHDLPMFQRLLGDGRKYGCKFEYAVQEHPNGLAEAFIIGEEFIGNDKVALVLGDNIFYGTGLEELLQSNNDPDGGIIYAYHVTDPERYGVVEFDEDGKVISIEEKPTKPKSNYAVPGIYFYDNDVVEIAKNIQPSKRGELEITDINQEYLKRGKLKVSIMDRGTAWLDTGTFQSLMQASQFVQVIEERQGLKIGAIESSAYKMGFITKSQFKKLTEPFLKSGYSKRLLEALT, from the coding sequence ATGAAAGGAATAATTTTAGCAGGAGGCTCAGGAACAAGATTGCACCCCATTACACTGGCGGTTAGCAAACAACTGATGCCCGTCTACGATAAACCCATGATCTATTACCCACTTTCCACATTGATTGAATCTGGAATCTGGGAAATATTGATTATCTCAACACCGCATGATCTGCCTATGTTCCAACGACTGTTGGGTGATGGGAGAAAGTACGGATGCAAGTTTGAGTATGCGGTACAAGAACACCCTAACGGGCTGGCGGAAGCTTTTATCATTGGCGAAGAATTTATAGGAAATGATAAGGTAGCTCTAGTATTGGGGGATAATATATTCTATGGAACAGGATTGGAAGAATTATTACAATCCAATAATGATCCAGATGGAGGCATTATTTATGCATACCATGTTACAGACCCAGAAAGGTATGGAGTTGTTGAGTTTGATGAAGATGGCAAGGTGATCTCGATTGAGGAAAAACCAACAAAACCAAAATCCAATTATGCGGTTCCAGGAATTTATTTTTATGATAATGATGTGGTAGAAATAGCAAAAAATATTCAGCCAAGTAAGCGGGGTGAGTTGGAGATAACGGACATAAACCAAGAATACTTAAAAAGAGGGAAGCTAAAAGTGAGTATTATGGATAGGGGTACAGCTTGGTTAGATACAGGAACTTTTCAATCGCTGATGCAAGCCTCACAATTTGTTCAAGTTATTGAAGAAAGACAGGGTCTTAAAATTGGTGCTATTGAATCTTCAGCCTATAAAATGGGATTCATCACCAAAAGTCAATTTAAAAAATTGACAGAACCATTCTTAAAGAGTGGTTATAGCAAACGATTGTTAGAAGCTTTGACATAA
- the rfbB gene encoding dTDP-glucose 4,6-dehydratase: MINILVTGGAGFIGSNFVPYFLEANTEVNLINIDALTYAGNLENLNEVEKHERYTFIKGDICDRKLIEKIFVKYDIKGVIHFAAESHVDNSITNPDAFMQTNIMGTFNLIDVAKKYWMVGPGVYKEAYKNARFHHVSTDEVYGTLGKEGLFMETTPYAPNSPYSASKASSDFIVRSYHHTYGMNVVTTNCSNNYGPKQHDEKLIPTIIRKALAGEQIPIYGDGSNIRDWLYVLDHCKGIALAYDKGVSGETYNIGGMNERNNLYIAQTVCDILDKKHPKSETTSYSDLIAYVKDRAGHDFRYAIDASKIENDLGWKADENFETGIEKTIDWYLNKFIHNKSKSLA, encoded by the coding sequence ATGATAAATATTTTGGTTACAGGAGGAGCAGGATTTATAGGTTCCAACTTTGTCCCCTATTTTTTAGAAGCAAATACAGAGGTCAACCTGATTAATATTGATGCGCTCACGTATGCAGGGAATTTAGAAAACTTGAATGAAGTTGAGAAGCATGAGCGGTATACATTTATCAAAGGAGACATTTGTGATAGAAAACTCATCGAAAAGATATTTGTAAAATATGATATTAAAGGAGTAATACACTTTGCTGCGGAATCTCATGTTGACAATTCCATTACCAATCCAGATGCATTTATGCAAACCAATATCATGGGTACATTTAATTTGATAGATGTTGCCAAGAAATATTGGATGGTCGGCCCTGGGGTGTATAAAGAGGCTTATAAAAATGCTAGATTTCATCACGTTTCTACGGATGAAGTGTATGGTACGTTGGGTAAAGAAGGTTTGTTTATGGAGACTACACCATATGCACCAAATAGTCCATATAGTGCATCAAAAGCTTCTTCAGATTTTATTGTGAGAAGCTACCATCATACCTATGGTATGAATGTGGTGACCACCAATTGTTCCAATAATTACGGACCAAAACAGCACGATGAAAAATTGATTCCTACCATAATACGAAAAGCATTGGCAGGAGAACAAATTCCTATTTACGGAGATGGCTCCAATATTAGGGATTGGTTGTACGTTTTAGACCATTGTAAGGGAATTGCTTTAGCATATGATAAAGGCGTTTCAGGTGAAACATATAACATAGGGGGAATGAACGAAAGAAATAATCTATACATTGCCCAAACAGTGTGTGATATTTTGGATAAAAAGCATCCAAAATCTGAAACCACTTCTTATAGCGATTTAATCGCCTATGTAAAAGATAGGGCTGGACATGATTTTAGATATGCCATTGATGCATCAAAAATTGAAAATGATTTAGGCTGGAAGGCAGATGAAAATTTTGAAACGGGCATAGAGAAAACCATAGACTGGTATTTGAACAAATTCATTCATAATAAGTCCAAAAGTTTAGCTTAA
- a CDS encoding hybrid sensor histidine kinase/response regulator, whose amino-acid sequence MKNQVTEKPYILAVDDEQLNLELLRFILERNNYEFEGTSDDDYFFEILEKRKPDLILLDVIMPRIEGFELCEKLKKFKEYKDIPVIFLTGKVNVKDKVRGFEVGGVDYVTKPFNEQELIARIQTHVELIRAKNQIEEHAKNLKRSNDLKDRMFSIIGHDLRSPLSAAKLKMDFIMRGIIDPKDDKFLDETVYDLLKTMDEALNLLQNLLGWAKSESDQIQMIPEKLDLNDLVEQTFRLLKLGSDHKNIEMQNNVPADVFAFADNNMIKTVLRNILSNAIKFTPVEGIIKINSKLGKNKIVIEIEDNGNGIPKEDIKKILNPNEHFSKLGTEKEPGTGLGLVLCQNFVQKNNSTLKIRSEVGKGSTFYFDLPLFTEQD is encoded by the coding sequence ATGAAAAACCAAGTTACGGAAAAACCTTATATCCTTGCTGTTGATGATGAACAGCTAAACTTAGAGCTGCTTCGATTTATTTTGGAAAGAAATAACTACGAATTTGAAGGCACCAGTGATGACGATTATTTTTTTGAAATCCTAGAAAAAAGAAAACCAGATCTTATTCTTTTAGATGTGATCATGCCTCGTATTGAAGGGTTTGAGCTCTGTGAGAAGCTCAAAAAATTCAAAGAATACAAAGACATCCCTGTTATTTTCCTTACTGGCAAGGTAAATGTGAAAGATAAAGTTAGAGGTTTTGAAGTTGGCGGGGTAGATTATGTAACCAAGCCTTTTAATGAGCAAGAATTAATTGCACGAATCCAAACCCATGTTGAATTGATTCGTGCTAAAAACCAAATTGAGGAACATGCCAAAAACCTTAAACGATCCAATGATCTAAAGGATAGGATGTTCTCTATTATTGGCCATGATTTACGCTCTCCCCTAAGTGCCGCCAAACTAAAAATGGACTTTATCATGCGCGGTATCATTGACCCAAAGGATGATAAATTCTTGGACGAAACAGTCTATGACCTGCTTAAAACTATGGATGAGGCATTAAACCTGCTTCAAAATTTATTGGGTTGGGCCAAGTCTGAAAGTGATCAGATTCAAATGATTCCTGAAAAACTAGACCTCAACGATTTAGTAGAGCAAACTTTTCGACTCTTAAAATTGGGGAGCGATCATAAAAACATTGAAATGCAAAACAATGTCCCTGCTGATGTTTTTGCTTTTGCAGATAATAATATGATCAAAACAGTGCTCAGGAATATACTTTCCAATGCAATAAAATTTACTCCTGTTGAAGGAATTATTAAAATCAATTCCAAGCTTGGAAAAAATAAGATAGTTATAGAAATAGAAGACAATGGTAATGGGATTCCAAAAGAGGACATTAAAAAAATCCTGAATCCAAATGAGCACTTTAGTAAGCTTGGTACGGAAAAAGAACCTGGTACTGGGCTAGGGCTAGTGCTTTGTCAAAATTTTGTTCAAAAAAATAACAGTACTTTAAAAATTAGAAGTGAGGTTGGAAAAGGAAGTACCTTTTATTTTGACCTTCCTCTTTTTACAGAACAGGACTAA
- a CDS encoding glycosyltransferase family 2 protein, with translation MEFLKIFFWVSLFIIFYSYLGYGILLFLIIKIRRVFGLAKKFEGNESYEPEVTLFVSAFNEKDYLEQKVRNSKSLNYPQDKVTQIWVTDGSDDGTPDLLKKYDGVEVHHKDERAGKIAAMNRGMDFVKTPIVIFSDANTNLGKDSIREIVRLFRNPKVGCVSGEKRIYSKDADSAAGAGEGMYWKYESQLKKWDAELYSVVGAAGELFAIRTELWQEVEKDTLLDDFMISLRVAMSGYTIQYNPEAYAIETASANVKEELKRKVRISAGGIQSVVRLRALLNFFTYGTLSFQYISHRVLRWTLTPLLLFLIIPANFVLAQNEGLLSLGLFSVLFWGQVLFYASALLGWFLENRQIRLKVLFIPYYFFIMNLSVFLGFGRYIKGNQSVNWERAKRDVQTEAVA, from the coding sequence ATGGAGTTTTTAAAGATATTTTTTTGGGTTTCACTTTTCATTATTTTTTACTCTTACTTAGGGTATGGAATACTGTTGTTTTTAATTATCAAGATTAGAAGAGTCTTTGGATTGGCAAAAAAGTTTGAGGGCAATGAATCGTATGAACCAGAAGTAACACTTTTTGTTTCTGCTTTTAATGAAAAGGATTATTTGGAGCAGAAAGTAAGAAACTCAAAAAGTTTAAACTATCCACAAGATAAAGTGACTCAAATTTGGGTAACAGATGGATCAGATGATGGTACTCCAGACTTATTAAAGAAGTATGATGGGGTAGAGGTGCATCATAAAGATGAAAGAGCGGGTAAAATTGCTGCCATGAACAGGGGGATGGATTTTGTGAAAACTCCAATTGTCATCTTTTCTGATGCCAATACCAATCTTGGAAAAGATTCCATTAGAGAAATTGTACGCCTGTTCAGAAACCCAAAAGTAGGTTGTGTTTCAGGTGAAAAACGAATTTATTCCAAAGATGCAGATAGTGCTGCTGGCGCTGGAGAAGGAATGTATTGGAAATACGAATCGCAACTTAAAAAATGGGATGCAGAACTCTACTCGGTTGTTGGAGCTGCAGGTGAACTTTTTGCAATACGAACAGAACTTTGGCAAGAAGTAGAGAAGGATACGTTGTTGGATGATTTTATGATTTCACTACGTGTGGCCATGTCTGGATACACCATACAATACAACCCTGAGGCTTATGCCATTGAAACTGCATCTGCCAATGTAAAAGAAGAATTAAAACGAAAAGTAAGAATTTCGGCAGGAGGCATTCAATCTGTGGTTAGACTAAGGGCTTTGCTAAACTTCTTTACATATGGAACACTTTCGTTTCAATACATTTCGCATCGCGTATTGCGTTGGACGTTGACTCCACTTTTACTTTTTTTAATAATTCCAGCCAATTTTGTTTTGGCTCAAAATGAAGGACTACTTTCCCTAGGTCTGTTCAGTGTATTGTTTTGGGGGCAAGTATTGTTTTATGCATCAGCTTTGTTGGGCTGGTTTTTAGAAAATAGACAGATTCGCTTAAAAGTACTTTTTATACCGTACTATTTCTTTATTATGAATCTTTCTGTATTTCTTGGTTTTGGAAGATATATCAAAGGAAATCAATCCGTTAATTGGGAACGCGCTAAAAGAGATGTGCAGACAGAGGCAGTTGCTTAG
- a CDS encoding DapH/DapD/GlmU-related protein — protein sequence MGLKDKITNSEGIKKYVHWLLVPKNQARPRLWVKWFVNPFYHKKGSGATICRKTRMDVLPWSPFELGANSTIEDFSTINNGVGAVKIGNRTRIGLGNTIIGPVTIGDDVRLAQNVVLSGLNHNYEDVSQPIHAQGVSTATIIVEEETWIGANSVIVAGVTIGKHCVIAGGSVVTKDIPAYSVAVGNPARVVKTYNHDTGEWERAVKNNLVAV from the coding sequence ATGGGTTTAAAGGATAAGATAACGAATAGTGAGGGCATCAAAAAATATGTGCATTGGTTGCTAGTTCCTAAGAACCAAGCAAGACCTCGTTTGTGGGTAAAATGGTTTGTAAACCCTTTTTATCATAAGAAAGGAAGTGGTGCTACTATTTGCAGAAAAACTCGCATGGATGTTTTGCCATGGAGCCCTTTTGAATTAGGGGCAAACTCTACCATAGAAGATTTTTCAACCATTAATAATGGAGTAGGTGCAGTGAAAATTGGAAATAGAACTCGAATAGGTCTAGGCAATACCATTATTGGCCCTGTTACTATTGGAGATGATGTTCGTTTAGCTCAAAATGTGGTGCTTTCTGGGTTAAACCATAATTATGAAGATGTATCACAACCCATACATGCGCAAGGAGTATCTACGGCTACCATTATTGTTGAAGAAGAAACTTGGATAGGAGCAAACAGTGTCATTGTTGCAGGAGTTACCATTGGAAAACATTGCGTTATTGCTGGTGGAAGTGTGGTCACTAAAGATATTCCGGCATACTCTGTGGCTGTTGGTAATCCCGCAAGAGTAGTCAAAACATACAATCACGATACAGGAGAATGGGAAAGAGCGGTAAAAAACAATCTTGTTGCGGTATAA